A window of Christiangramia forsetii KT0803 contains these coding sequences:
- a CDS encoding VOC family protein, with translation MKINRLTVYSCNIEAQLKFYRDQLNFEVKSSSKDSFEIQAGYSILKFQYKENATPYHIAFHIPDRQEEEALAWFDGKRAIQKFNDKKIIDFSNWQAMSVYFYDEDQNIMEFISRRNFSKPESAIFDSSNIVGLAEIGLATNNIKEKFEKLKFDCGLNQFDGDFEKFCAIGEDSGLIITINKEEKDWFPTGDEAYASDFEMEFEHDSKTFQLTFSNDELKISEI, from the coding sequence ATGAAAATTAACAGGCTTACCGTATACAGTTGCAATATAGAAGCACAATTAAAATTCTATAGGGATCAGCTTAATTTTGAGGTTAAAAGTTCTTCTAAAGATAGTTTCGAAATTCAGGCGGGATATTCCATTTTAAAATTTCAGTATAAAGAAAACGCGACTCCTTATCATATAGCCTTTCATATCCCAGATAGGCAGGAAGAGGAAGCCTTGGCCTGGTTTGATGGGAAAAGAGCTATTCAGAAATTCAATGATAAGAAGATTATAGATTTTAGTAACTGGCAGGCGATGTCGGTTTATTTCTATGATGAAGATCAAAATATTATGGAATTTATTTCCAGAAGGAATTTTAGCAAGCCAGAATCTGCCATTTTTGATTCTTCAAATATAGTGGGACTTGCAGAAATAGGACTTGCCACTAATAATATTAAGGAGAAATTTGAAAAACTGAAATTTGATTGTGGGTTGAACCAGTTTGATGGGGACTTTGAAAAATTTTGTGCCATCGGGGAGGATTCTGGACTAATTATCACTATCAATAAAGAGGAAAAAGACTGGTTTCCTACCGGGGACGAGGCCTATGCTTCAGATTTTGAAATGGAATTTGAACATGATTCTAAAACATTTCAGTTGACATTCAGCAACGATGAGCTGAAAATTTCAGAAATATAA
- the dapA gene encoding 4-hydroxy-tetrahydrodipicolinate synthase — translation MEAFVGTGVALITPFKEDLSIDTEALSNLVKYQIENGIEYLVVLGTTAESATLTQDEKELIKKVVKEANAGELPLVLGVGGNNTAGVVEELQIADLDGFDAILSVSPYYNKPTQEGIYRHFEAISKASPLPIILYNVPGRTSSNVLPETINRIARNLKNVIGVKEAAGDIVQAMKMISLVPDDFKVISGDDMITLPMTLAGGKGVISVIGQGLPKEFSNMVRAGLEGKVSEAYQLHYKIAPSIEFIFAEGNPAGIKTLLAKKGIISNTLRLPLVEATETLQSKINSFVDNF, via the coding sequence ATGGAAGCCTTTGTTGGAACCGGAGTAGCTCTTATTACTCCATTTAAAGAGGATTTGTCTATAGATACAGAAGCCCTTAGTAATCTGGTGAAATATCAGATAGAAAATGGCATAGAATATCTTGTGGTACTGGGTACAACCGCCGAGAGTGCAACGCTTACACAAGATGAAAAAGAATTGATAAAGAAAGTTGTAAAGGAAGCAAATGCAGGGGAGTTGCCTTTGGTTCTTGGAGTTGGAGGAAATAATACAGCCGGCGTGGTTGAAGAGCTGCAAATAGCAGATCTTGATGGTTTTGACGCTATACTTTCAGTGTCGCCATATTATAATAAACCTACACAGGAAGGTATTTATCGTCATTTTGAAGCGATTTCTAAAGCATCTCCGTTACCTATAATTCTTTATAATGTTCCTGGTAGAACTTCTTCAAATGTGCTGCCTGAAACTATAAACAGGATCGCAAGAAATTTAAAAAATGTGATAGGGGTAAAGGAAGCTGCCGGGGATATTGTACAGGCGATGAAAATGATTAGCCTGGTTCCGGATGATTTCAAGGTGATTTCGGGCGATGATATGATCACTTTGCCAATGACGCTTGCCGGCGGAAAAGGCGTGATTTCGGTAATTGGCCAGGGCCTGCCAAAAGAGTTTTCTAATATGGTAAGAGCCGGCCTTGAAGGAAAAGTTTCTGAAGCTTACCAGTTACATTATAAAATAGCACCTTCCATAGAATTTATCTTTGCCGAAGGAAACCCTGCCGGAATTAAGACCTTGCTTGCTAAAAAAGGAATCATCAGCAATACTTTAAGACTTCCTCTGGTAGAAGCCACCGAAACTTTACAAAGTAAAATAAACAGCTTTGTAGATAATTTCTAA
- a CDS encoding M15 family metallopeptidase, protein MHNLKWSFSISFLFLLFGPLKAQEIPEGFVYIDEVIPDIIYEIRYAGSHNFVGKPIDGYEAKQAIISKPAAKALAKVQKELIQKDFMLKVFDAYRPQRAVNHFMEWARDKDDTLMKQDFYPDIAKKNLFQLGYIATKSGHSRGSTIDLTMIGVSDCENVDMGGTYDFFGEISHHNASQISEQQKKNREILRLTMRKYGFRSYSEEWWHYTYDMEPYPATYFDFLVK, encoded by the coding sequence ATGCATAATCTTAAATGGTCATTTTCTATAAGCTTTCTTTTTTTATTATTTGGTCCTTTAAAGGCCCAGGAAATACCCGAAGGTTTTGTTTATATAGATGAGGTGATCCCAGACATCATATATGAGATTAGATATGCGGGGAGCCATAATTTTGTGGGAAAACCAATTGACGGTTATGAAGCTAAGCAAGCCATTATTAGTAAACCGGCTGCAAAGGCTCTGGCAAAAGTTCAAAAAGAGCTTATTCAAAAAGACTTTATGTTGAAAGTTTTTGATGCTTATAGACCGCAACGTGCCGTGAACCATTTTATGGAGTGGGCGAGGGATAAGGATGATACCTTAATGAAACAGGATTTTTATCCAGATATTGCCAAAAAGAATCTTTTTCAGTTGGGCTATATAGCGACTAAATCTGGTCATTCCCGGGGAAGTACGATAGATTTAACGATGATTGGGGTGAGTGATTGTGAAAATGTGGATATGGGTGGAACCTATGATTTCTTCGGAGAGATTTCTCATCATAATGCTTCGCAGATTTCAGAACAACAGAAGAAGAATCGAGAAATTTTACGGCTTACTATGCGAAAATATGGCTTCAGGTCCTATTCTGAAGAATGGTGGCATTATACGTATGATATGGAACCTTATCCAGCTACTTATTTTGATTTTCTGGTAAAGTAG
- a CDS encoding DUF6913 domain-containing protein — protein sequence MKNIIYSKKIRKSLAESAFSFEGNLGKTGIIIDAESFASNQELTTLYNFIGTKEGCPKIVVCGTPDKISEDIDAVILDPKEVSVSGNFKAEEIRSFSKEPFDFLICYFSKKNRVGSLLAAESQVKFKIGNSPDEYGIYDVEVKANTMNVFQQEVLKYLKILKKNN from the coding sequence TTGAAAAATATAATCTATTCGAAAAAGATTAGAAAATCTTTAGCTGAAAGTGCTTTTTCTTTTGAAGGAAATTTGGGAAAGACTGGTATCATCATCGATGCTGAAAGTTTTGCTTCTAATCAAGAGCTTACAACACTTTATAATTTTATAGGAACAAAAGAAGGATGTCCTAAAATTGTGGTTTGTGGAACTCCTGATAAAATTTCAGAAGATATAGATGCGGTAATCCTGGACCCAAAAGAAGTTTCTGTTTCGGGTAATTTCAAGGCGGAAGAAATAAGAAGTTTTTCAAAAGAACCCTTTGATTTTTTGATCTGCTATTTCTCAAAAAAGAATAGAGTTGGATCACTTCTGGCTGCTGAGAGCCAAGTCAAATTCAAAATTGGAAATTCTCCCGATGAATATGGAATTTATGATGTTGAGGTTAAAGCAAATACTATGAATGTCTTTCAGCAGGAAGTATTGAAATATTTAAAAATCTTAAAAAAGAATAATTGA
- a CDS encoding metallophosphatase has protein sequence MKRRDFIHNTAAATAFLGLGGVSAMSFKAETRKHITILHTNDVHSHIEPFGPDAGRNANLGGVARRATLVERIRKENPNTLLLDAGDIFQGTPYFNFYGGELEFKLMSMLKYDAATIGNHDFDNGTNGLYAQLPHAKFPFISSNYDFSDTIMDGQVKDYKTFQKDGVKIGIFGLGIKLEGLVGKNLYKETKYLDPIEIATDKARILKDEENCDLVICLSHLGYEYSNSNEVSDVKLAKTTENIDLIIGGHTHTFLKKPRVEKNKVGKKVLVNQVGCYGLYLGRIDFYLDSENNIEADGVKIAIN, from the coding sequence ATGAAAAGAAGAGACTTTATTCATAATACCGCAGCGGCTACAGCATTTTTAGGATTGGGCGGAGTTTCTGCCATGTCTTTTAAAGCTGAAACAAGAAAGCATATTACCATTCTGCATACCAACGATGTTCATAGTCATATTGAGCCTTTTGGGCCTGATGCCGGCAGAAATGCAAATCTTGGAGGAGTTGCCAGGCGAGCTACCTTGGTTGAAAGAATTAGAAAAGAAAACCCAAATACGCTCCTTTTGGATGCCGGGGATATCTTTCAAGGCACCCCGTATTTCAATTTTTATGGGGGTGAGCTGGAATTCAAATTAATGAGCATGCTGAAATATGACGCGGCTACCATTGGGAACCATGATTTTGATAATGGTACCAACGGACTTTATGCGCAACTACCACACGCTAAATTTCCATTTATAAGCTCCAATTATGATTTTAGTGATACCATCATGGACGGGCAGGTGAAAGATTACAAGACTTTTCAAAAAGACGGGGTGAAAATTGGAATTTTTGGTCTTGGTATTAAACTGGAAGGCCTGGTTGGAAAAAATCTCTATAAGGAAACCAAATACCTGGATCCTATTGAAATCGCTACCGATAAAGCCCGAATTTTAAAGGATGAAGAAAATTGTGATCTTGTGATATGTCTTTCCCATTTAGGCTATGAATATTCCAATAGCAACGAGGTTTCTGATGTTAAATTGGCGAAAACCACAGAAAATATCGATCTTATTATAGGTGGTCATACGCATACTTTTCTGAAGAAACCTCGCGTTGAAAAAAATAAAGTCGGAAAGAAGGTTCTCGTAAACCAGGTTGGTTGTTACGGACTTTATCTAGGCCGAATTGATTTCTATCTGGATTCAGAAAATAATATAGAAGCTGACGGAGTGAAAATTGCTATAAATTAG
- a CDS encoding TIGR00730 family Rossman fold protein, with protein sequence MMSKKLKPIKNLAVFCASSDGNDREIFDNAYTVGKKMAENDIRLVYGGSKLGLMGQVAKGAMEHGGKATGVIPDFLKTKEVVHTGLDKLITTQDMHERKLTMNELSDAFISLPGGFGTFEELFEIVTWAQLGLHRKPIGLLNINGFYDDLINMLNKMTAKGLLKQDNLDILLISDNFEDLLEKMRSFESKPVPKWMIKNQT encoded by the coding sequence ATGATGAGTAAAAAACTAAAGCCTATTAAGAATCTGGCCGTTTTCTGCGCCAGTAGTGATGGGAATGATAGGGAGATATTTGATAATGCTTATACCGTGGGTAAGAAAATGGCTGAAAATGACATCAGGTTGGTCTACGGAGGAAGTAAACTTGGCTTGATGGGACAGGTGGCTAAAGGAGCGATGGAGCATGGAGGAAAAGCAACAGGTGTTATTCCTGATTTTCTTAAGACCAAGGAAGTAGTGCATACGGGACTGGATAAACTAATTACAACTCAAGATATGCATGAACGAAAGCTCACCATGAATGAATTGAGCGATGCGTTTATTTCGCTACCGGGCGGTTTCGGTACTTTTGAAGAGCTTTTTGAGATCGTGACCTGGGCGCAGCTGGGATTGCATAGAAAGCCAATTGGATTATTGAATATCAATGGATTTTATGATGATCTAATAAATATGCTAAATAAAATGACAGCAAAAGGTCTTTTGAAACAGGATAACCTCGATATTTTACTGATTTCAGATAATTTTGAAGATCTTTTGGAAAAAATGAGAAGTTTTGAGTCAAAACCGGTTCCAAAATGGATGATTAAAAACCAAACCTGA
- the ligA gene encoding NAD-dependent DNA ligase LigA, giving the protein MEVEKKIRGLREELQQHNYNYYVLDKPQISDYEFDIKLKELQELEEKYPEFEDDNSPTRRVGGAVTKNFETVVHENRMYSLSNSYSKEELEEWEARLKKIVEGKIQYVCELKYDGASISLTYENGILKRAVTRGDGFQGDDVTNNIKTIRSVPLKLKDEFPHKFDIRGEIVLPYEGFAKMNAERVEMGEEPYANPRNTASGSLKLQDSAEVARRPLECLLYSITGENTGVASQFEGLEKARKWGFKVPAESELKDSIEEVLHYINYWDEHRHDLPYETDGVVVKVNNFHQQEELGHTAKSPRWAIAYKFKAEQESTKLNKITYQVGRTGAITPVANLDAVQLAGTVVRRASLHNADQIEKLDVREGDTVFVEKGGEIIPKIVGVDFTKRDPDSNPTQYATNCPECDSELIRKDGEAQHYCPNVNGCPPQIIGRIQHYISRKAMDIEGLGGETVALLVNADLIESYADLYKLQKEEVLPLERMAEKSAENLINGIERSKEIPFERVLFALGIRYVGETVAKKLAKHFKSIEALMAASEEELVNIDEIGERIAWSVVEFFNIEANRENVERLKEYGIQLEISAEKLANQTNILEGNTFVISGVFEKVSRNDLKKMIEDNGGKLSSSISSKTNYLVAGDNMGPSKLAKAEKLGTSIISEEDFLKMLE; this is encoded by the coding sequence ATGGAAGTTGAAAAGAAAATTCGGGGACTTCGAGAGGAACTCCAGCAACATAATTATAATTATTATGTACTGGATAAACCTCAGATTAGTGATTATGAATTTGATATAAAACTGAAGGAACTTCAGGAGCTGGAAGAAAAATATCCTGAGTTTGAAGATGACAACTCTCCAACGCGAAGAGTGGGTGGTGCGGTTACTAAGAATTTTGAAACCGTAGTTCATGAAAACAGGATGTATTCGCTTTCAAATTCTTATTCAAAAGAAGAACTGGAAGAATGGGAAGCCAGGCTTAAAAAGATCGTAGAAGGAAAAATTCAATATGTATGCGAGTTAAAGTATGATGGCGCATCTATTAGTCTTACCTATGAAAATGGAATTTTGAAACGGGCAGTTACACGTGGAGACGGATTTCAGGGAGATGATGTTACTAACAATATAAAAACTATAAGGTCTGTCCCGTTAAAGTTAAAAGATGAATTCCCTCATAAGTTTGACATCAGGGGGGAGATTGTCCTGCCTTATGAAGGATTTGCGAAGATGAATGCGGAAAGAGTGGAAATGGGAGAGGAGCCTTATGCAAATCCCAGAAATACAGCTTCCGGAAGTTTGAAATTGCAGGATAGTGCTGAAGTTGCCAGGAGACCTTTAGAATGTCTTTTATATAGTATCACCGGAGAGAATACCGGTGTCGCTTCCCAGTTTGAAGGCCTTGAAAAAGCAAGAAAATGGGGGTTTAAAGTTCCGGCCGAATCTGAACTGAAAGATTCTATAGAAGAGGTGCTGCACTATATTAATTACTGGGATGAGCATCGACACGATTTGCCTTATGAAACTGACGGGGTCGTGGTGAAAGTGAATAATTTTCATCAGCAGGAAGAACTGGGACATACTGCCAAATCTCCGCGTTGGGCGATTGCTTATAAATTTAAGGCAGAGCAGGAATCTACAAAATTAAATAAGATTACTTATCAGGTTGGGAGAACGGGGGCGATCACCCCGGTGGCAAATCTTGATGCGGTACAGCTGGCGGGAACAGTGGTAAGAAGAGCTTCTTTGCATAATGCCGATCAAATTGAAAAGCTGGATGTTCGTGAAGGCGATACCGTTTTTGTTGAAAAAGGAGGGGAGATCATCCCTAAAATCGTGGGGGTAGATTTTACTAAAAGAGATCCCGATTCTAACCCAACCCAATACGCTACTAATTGTCCCGAATGTGATTCAGAATTAATACGCAAGGATGGAGAAGCGCAACATTATTGCCCGAATGTAAATGGTTGTCCGCCGCAAATCATAGGCCGGATACAGCATTATATTTCCCGAAAAGCGATGGATATTGAAGGGCTTGGCGGGGAAACAGTAGCACTTCTGGTAAATGCCGATTTGATAGAAAGCTATGCCGATCTTTATAAGCTTCAAAAAGAAGAGGTACTTCCTTTGGAAAGAATGGCAGAGAAATCTGCTGAAAATTTGATTAACGGAATTGAAAGATCTAAAGAGATTCCGTTTGAAAGAGTCTTGTTCGCGCTGGGAATACGATATGTTGGGGAAACGGTTGCTAAAAAACTGGCAAAACATTTTAAGAGTATAGAGGCATTAATGGCAGCTTCTGAAGAAGAGCTTGTAAACATTGATGAAATTGGAGAGCGTATTGCCTGGAGCGTGGTAGAGTTCTTTAATATCGAAGCCAATCGTGAAAATGTTGAAAGACTCAAAGAATATGGGATTCAGTTAGAGATTTCTGCGGAAAAGCTGGCGAATCAAACCAATATTCTGGAAGGAAATACTTTTGTGATTTCGGGAGTCTTTGAAAAAGTTTCTAGAAATGACCTGAAGAAAATGATTGAAGATAATGGGGGAAAATTATCTAGCTCTATTTCTTCAAAAACCAATTACCTCGTCGCAGGGGATAATATGGGGCCTAGTAAGCTGGCGAAAGCAGAAAAGCTAGGGACTTCAATTATAAGCGAAGAGGACTTTTTAAAAATGCTGGAATAA
- a CDS encoding 5'-nucleotidase C-terminal domain-containing protein has product MKFSKLLIIALSAVILSCKSEPKEVGEINTERIPVDTNLKEDAEFSEFIKPYKEHLNATLDSTLAYNPDLLSKNDGDLNTAIGNLMADAVLIQSNPVFKKRTGKNIHMVLLNHGGIRAAIPAGNVTSRTAYQIMPFENEIVIAELTGKKVKEMLKYLEKAKSAHPVSGIKILANKNYKTINATINEKEIEDDNTYFIATSDYLVNGGDNMAFFNNPVNLYRIDYKIRNAMIDYFKKIDTVQAKIDDRYIRD; this is encoded by the coding sequence ATGAAATTTTCCAAATTGCTAATAATTGCACTTTCTGCAGTTATTCTCTCCTGCAAATCTGAACCTAAAGAAGTTGGAGAGATTAATACTGAACGTATTCCGGTAGATACAAATCTCAAAGAAGATGCTGAATTTTCAGAATTTATAAAACCTTATAAAGAACACCTCAACGCTACACTGGATTCAACGCTCGCATATAATCCTGATTTACTATCTAAAAATGATGGTGACCTCAACACAGCGATTGGAAACCTAATGGCAGACGCGGTTTTAATTCAGTCGAACCCGGTATTCAAGAAACGAACAGGAAAAAATATTCATATGGTACTGCTTAATCACGGCGGAATTCGTGCTGCGATCCCAGCCGGAAATGTGACCTCAAGAACGGCCTACCAGATAATGCCTTTTGAGAATGAAATTGTAATCGCCGAACTCACCGGTAAGAAAGTAAAAGAGATGTTGAAATATCTGGAAAAAGCTAAATCAGCTCATCCGGTAAGCGGAATCAAGATCCTTGCAAACAAAAATTACAAAACTATAAATGCCACTATTAACGAAAAAGAGATAGAAGATGATAACACCTATTTTATTGCTACTTCAGACTATCTCGTAAATGGTGGGGATAATATGGCTTTTTTCAATAATCCCGTGAATCTCTACAGAATAGATTATAAGATTAGAAATGCCATGATAGATTACTTCAAGAAAATAGATACAGTTCAAGCAAAAATAGACGACCGCTATATAAGAGATTAG